A single Amphiura filiformis chromosome 8, Afil_fr2py, whole genome shotgun sequence DNA region contains:
- the LOC140159065 gene encoding violet-sensitive opsin-like, translated as MANETLPTEETITVINPPSVNHTIYLWFTIVLFFIGLFGNIMIIMAYILYKKLRSHATTFVVNTAVADICVGVLGDIFIIIGIATNGEYLNPDVPGNTKTLCVFSSYLCASVCIVSVWSIAAASFNGYVRVCHTASYNKIFNHVTMPIMICSLWAAGILILLPTLVGWGAHHYDGVLKFCIPTATASVSYTYFMVFLGWGIPLVVILYSFGRIIWTVRASSKIMKRHSTRNKSAKGSVKDKSGSKKPRADMALIRSVAIIAFYFFAAYGFLLIILLMGDNYLGGAPSVVFAVVLAHTHCTFSGILFAGTNQRFRDAYGNMFCCISEKQAATESSSSFSSRLSKLSRFSSKQQSQQQSLVPSVSGNLTSEPASETKT; from the exons ATGGCAAACGAAACTCTCCCTACCGAAGAAACCATTACGGTTATAAATCCCCCATCGGTCAATCACACCATCTACCTATGGTTTACCATAGTCCTGTTTTTCATCGGACTTTTTGGTAATATTATGATCATTATGGCTTATATTTTATACAAGAAACTTCGATCTCATGCTACAACTTTTGTGGTTAACACTGCAGTAGCGGACATTTGCGTCGGTGTCCTTGGTGATATTTTCATCATCATCGGCATCGCTACGAACGGAGAGTATCTGAATCCCGATGTACCTGGCAACACCAAAACTTTATGCGTTTTCTCATCCTATTTGTGCGCATCCGTATGCATTGTATCTGTCTGGAGCATCGCAGCTGCAAGTTTCAATGGCTATGTCCGCGTATGCCATACGGCGTCCTACAACAAGATCTTCAACCATGTCACAATGCCCATTATGATCTGCAGCCTTTGGGCAGCTGGGATCCTGATCCTTTTGCCAACGTTGGTTGGTTGGGGAGCGCACCACTATGACGGAGTCCTGAAGTTCTGCATTCCGACAGCCACGGCTTCAGTCAGCTACACTTACTTCATGGTGTTCTTAGGCTGGGGTATCCCGCTTGTGGTCATTCTTTACTCATTTGGGCGTATTATCTGGACAGTGCGGgcatcaagcaaaattatgaagcGCCATAGCACACGCAACAAGTCTGCTAAGGGGAGCGTTAAGGACAAATCCG GCAGCAAGAAGCCCAGAGCAGACATGGCCCTCATCCGATCGGTGGCCATCATAGCATTTTACTTCTTCGCCGCTTACGGCTTCCTCCTGATCATCCTGCTGATGGGCGATAACTATCTTGGAGGAGCTCCCAGTGTTGTGTTTGCAGTCGTTCTCGCCCATACCCATTGCACCTTCAGCGGGATTCTGTTCGCCGGTACCAACCAGCGTTTCCGTGACGCATATGGCAATATGTTCTGCTGTATTAGTGAGAAACAAGCAGCAACCGAATCGTCGAGCTCCTTCAGCTCAAGATTGTCCAAATTGTCCCGATTCTCGTCCAAACAACAGTCGCAGCAACAATCACTCGTACCGAGCGTTTCAGGCAATTTGACGTCTGAACCAGCGTCGGAAACAAAAACATAA